In one Neobacillus sp. WH10 genomic region, the following are encoded:
- a CDS encoding sulfurtransferase TusA family protein has protein sequence MYALDALKTMKIGEVLQVIADCPQSFRSVPEEAVKHGYQLITEPKKIGQDIYFYIKVVK, from the coding sequence ATTTATGCGCTGGATGCGCTAAAAACGATGAAAATTGGAGAAGTATTACAAGTTATTGCCGACTGTCCGCAATCATTTAGAAGTGTCCCGGAAGAGGCCGTCAAGCATGGCTACCAGCTCATCACTGAACCGAAAAAGATCGGACAGGATATTTACTTTTATATTAAAGTTGTCAAATAG
- the yedE gene encoding selenium metabolism membrane protein YedE/FdhT — MNLYQKIFKEYWNPYIAISIAGLVSALYFGITGTVWAVTGEFTRLGGHILQWFGVDVSQWAYFKLVGIEGTPLTRTDGWIVIGMLVGALITILLSNSFKIRVPKQKRRLVQGFIGGIIAGFGARLALGCNLAAFFTGVPQFSFHSWIFMLTTAIGTYFGVKVVNTKWWLGKPNLRKGSVNPVVSEQSQKSKIQPILGLLFACVYTGIVIYFFTAGKPLLAVACIAGALFGILIERGQICFTSAFRDLWISGRAVMSKALAVGMMISVVVTFFYIQNGSIAIIKIAAPSTVIGGLLFGFGIVLAGGCETGMMYRAMEGQLLFWVVGAGNIIGATVLAYGWDHLGIYHALAENWPKVNLMELWGPAGALFGTIAMLIVWFLLSSWWEKRFRYGTGIKHKKNEQLAHLTKEA; from the coding sequence ATGAATCTGTATCAGAAAATCTTCAAAGAATATTGGAATCCCTACATAGCCATCAGTATTGCTGGATTGGTTAGTGCGTTATATTTTGGCATTACCGGTACTGTATGGGCTGTAACAGGGGAATTTACCAGATTGGGAGGTCACATCTTACAGTGGTTTGGGGTGGATGTATCACAGTGGGCTTATTTTAAACTAGTTGGCATCGAAGGAACTCCCCTCACCCGAACAGATGGGTGGATTGTTATCGGGATGTTGGTTGGCGCCCTCATTACGATATTGCTTAGCAACAGCTTTAAAATCCGTGTTCCAAAACAGAAACGCCGCTTAGTTCAAGGATTTATTGGCGGGATTATCGCGGGATTTGGCGCACGCCTTGCTCTTGGGTGTAATTTAGCTGCCTTTTTTACAGGCGTACCTCAGTTTTCCTTTCACTCATGGATTTTTATGCTTACAACAGCGATCGGAACCTATTTTGGTGTTAAAGTTGTTAATACGAAATGGTGGCTTGGAAAGCCCAACTTGCGCAAGGGATCTGTTAATCCGGTTGTGTCGGAGCAATCTCAAAAATCTAAAATCCAACCGATTTTAGGACTTCTTTTCGCCTGTGTCTATACTGGGATTGTGATCTACTTTTTCACAGCAGGCAAGCCTCTATTAGCTGTTGCTTGTATTGCGGGAGCTCTCTTTGGTATTCTCATTGAACGAGGTCAAATCTGTTTCACTTCTGCTTTCCGCGATTTATGGATTAGCGGACGTGCAGTGATGTCTAAAGCACTCGCAGTCGGTATGATGATTAGTGTAGTGGTTACCTTTTTCTATATTCAAAACGGTTCCATCGCCATTATTAAAATAGCTGCCCCAAGCACCGTTATTGGCGGGCTGTTATTTGGATTTGGTATCGTTCTTGCCGGCGGCTGTGAAACCGGCATGATGTATCGTGCCATGGAAGGACAATTGTTATTCTGGGTTGTAGGAGCAGGAAATATCATTGGAGCTACCGTTTTAGCTTATGGGTGGGATCACTTAGGAATCTATCATGCACTTGCTGAAAATTGGCCAAAAGTAAACTTGATGGAATTATGGGGACCTGCAGGAGCCTTATTCGGAACAATTGCTATGCTTATTGTTTGGTTTTTACTTTCCAGCTGGTGGGAAAAAAGGTTCCGTTATGGAACTGGAATTAAACACAAAAAAAACGAACAGCTTGCTCATCTGACAAAGGAGGCATAA
- a CDS encoding zinc ribbon domain-containing protein has translation MEGNPYQKYELGKENIGLDIGPSTIAIVGESTAELKEFCEDVVLIDKDKRRINRKMDRQRRANNPSNYQNNGTVKKGKKKWVYSNRYLHTRSKHRELERRIKEVRKQLHGRDTNQILQLASSIQTEKLSYKAFQKMFGKSIARKAPSMFLNILKRKVKSRGGEFREFPTYSTKLSQTCHCGMIKKKTLEERWHKCGCGVVAQRDLYSAFLARYVTKSNRVDIKKAKMDWIQFSFVLDKCVSNLERRKPERKLISTFGI, from the coding sequence TTGGAAGGAAATCCATATCAGAAATATGAATTAGGAAAAGAGAATATAGGACTGGATATTGGCCCTTCTACGATTGCGATTGTAGGGGAATCGACAGCAGAATTAAAAGAGTTTTGCGAAGACGTGGTTTTGATAGATAAAGATAAAAGAAGAATAAACCGCAAAATGGACAGGCAACGTAGAGCCAATAACCCTAGTAACTATCAAAACAATGGAACGGTAAAAAAGGGGAAAAAGAAATGGGTTTACTCCAATCGCTATCTACATACTCGTTCAAAGCACCGAGAATTGGAGAGAAGGATCAAAGAAGTAAGAAAGCAGTTGCATGGACGAGACACGAACCAAATCTTACAACTCGCATCCTCTATACAAACAGAAAAATTGTCCTACAAGGCCTTTCAAAAAATGTTCGGGAAAAGTATTGCTAGAAAGGCACCAAGTATGTTTTTAAACATCTTAAAACGAAAAGTAAAATCTCGCGGCGGGGAATTCCGGGAATTTCCTACCTACTCAACGAAGTTATCTCAAACCTGTCACTGTGGAATGATAAAGAAAAAAACGCTCGAAGAGAGATGGCATAAATGCGGGTGCGGGGTAGTTGCCCAACGTGATCTATATAGTGCATTCTTGGCTAGATATGTAACCAAATCTAATCGTGTAGATATCAAAAAGGCAAAAATGGATTGGATTCAATTTTCCTTTGTTTTGGATAAGTGTGTTTCGAATTTGGAAAGAAGGAAACCAGAAAGAAAGCTCATTTCAACATTTGGTATATAA
- a CDS encoding MOSC domain-containing protein yields MEKVWANVEAIFLADNPETFVTRQIPEVNLEFGGIRGDRHFGMTSKADSRQPMYPRGTEILNRRQITIVSVEELDRIAEELGVEQVRPEWLGANLLVKGLPELTKLTMGSRILFPSGAGLICMGENQPCTLPGDEIQKHYEDQEKLAFRFVRAGYKRRGIVCAVERPGTIHERDEVQILINDFKNPMQ; encoded by the coding sequence ATGGAAAAAGTGTGGGCAAACGTAGAGGCAATATTCTTAGCAGATAATCCAGAAACATTTGTGACGAGACAAATTCCAGAAGTGAATCTTGAATTTGGGGGAATCAGAGGGGATCGTCATTTCGGAATGACCAGTAAGGCTGATTCAAGACAGCCGATGTATCCAAGAGGAACAGAGATACTGAACCGCCGCCAAATAACTATTGTGTCAGTAGAAGAATTAGACAGAATTGCTGAAGAATTAGGAGTTGAACAAGTAAGGCCTGAGTGGTTGGGGGCAAATCTCCTTGTAAAAGGACTTCCGGAATTAACGAAACTCACCATGGGCTCACGGATTCTTTTTCCAAGTGGTGCTGGATTAATTTGTATGGGGGAAAATCAGCCGTGTACCTTACCTGGAGATGAAATCCAAAAGCATTATGAAGATCAGGAGAAGCTGGCCTTTCGTTTTGTACGTGCCGGTTACAAGCGGCGGGGAATTGTTTGTGCAGTTGAAAGACCTGGAACAATTCACGAAAGGGATGAAGTTCAGATTCTTATTAATGATTTTAAAAATCCAATGCAATAA
- a CDS encoding NUDIX domain-containing protein, giving the protein MGYIEDLREIIGNRPIILVGAVVGVIDAHGKILLQKRPEGIWGLAGGIVELGESVEEAARREVFEETGVEIGQLQLVNVFSGKQYFRKLANGDEFYPVTIAYISKDIKSSTIRIDGEESIDAGFFDIRKLPENTSPLVRVMVEQYSNLLK; this is encoded by the coding sequence ATGGGCTATATTGAAGATTTACGTGAAATAATTGGAAACCGGCCAATCATTTTAGTCGGTGCTGTCGTGGGTGTTATCGATGCACATGGAAAAATTCTATTACAAAAAAGACCTGAAGGCATCTGGGGGCTGGCAGGAGGCATAGTAGAATTAGGAGAATCTGTTGAGGAAGCTGCAAGAAGGGAAGTATTTGAAGAAACAGGAGTTGAAATTGGTCAGCTTCAGCTAGTAAACGTATTTTCAGGAAAGCAGTATTTTAGAAAGCTGGCAAATGGAGATGAATTTTACCCTGTAACAATTGCCTATATTTCAAAAGATATTAAAAGCAGCACGATCCGGATAGATGGGGAAGAATCGATTGATGCAGGTTTTTTTGATATCAGAAAATTACCAGAGAATACAAGTCCTTTAGTCAGAGTGATGGTGGAGCAATATTCTAATTTGCTCAAATAG
- a CDS encoding purine-nucleoside phosphorylase has product MHKLQDILEAKDFIMSKTDHRPTIGMILGSGLGTLADEIENPITIPYSEIPHFAKSEAVGHANELIIGELKGKTVAAMKGRFHYYEGFTLDEVTFPVRVLKAIGVENLLITNACGAVKTSFNPGDLMLITDHINLVGTNPLIGPNNNELGTRFPDVSQVYNLGLRNIAAHVAKEQNISLQQGVYAWWSGPAYETPAEIRMIRTLGADAVGMSTVPEAIVATHGNMKVLGISCLTNMACGILDQPLNHDEVIEVAGKVRKTFVQLVKGILEEIE; this is encoded by the coding sequence ATGCACAAATTACAAGATATTTTAGAAGCCAAAGATTTTATCATGAGCAAAACTGACCACCGTCCTACGATTGGAATGATTTTAGGATCTGGCTTAGGAACTCTTGCTGATGAAATTGAAAACCCTATCACGATCCCTTATAGCGAGATTCCTCACTTTGCAAAGTCCGAAGCAGTTGGCCATGCAAACGAATTAATTATTGGAGAATTAAAAGGAAAGACTGTAGCAGCTATGAAAGGCCGCTTCCACTATTATGAAGGCTTTACATTAGATGAAGTCACGTTTCCAGTCCGTGTCTTGAAGGCGATTGGTGTTGAGAATCTACTCATTACCAACGCTTGTGGGGCTGTTAAAACAAGCTTTAACCCGGGGGATTTAATGTTAATTACGGATCATATTAATTTAGTTGGAACTAATCCGTTAATTGGTCCAAATAATAATGAGCTGGGAACACGTTTCCCTGATGTTTCTCAAGTATATAATCTTGGTTTACGCAATATTGCTGCACATGTTGCCAAAGAACAAAATATATCCCTCCAACAAGGTGTTTATGCATGGTGGAGTGGACCAGCCTACGAAACGCCTGCTGAGATCCGCATGATTCGGACATTAGGAGCCGATGCAGTAGGTATGTCTACAGTTCCAGAAGCAATTGTAGCAACCCATGGAAATATGAAGGTACTTGGCATTTCTTGTTTAACCAATATGGCATGCGGAATTTTAGATCAGCCATTAAACCATGATGAAGTCATTGAAGTCGCTGGTAAGGTTAGAAAAACATTCGTTCAATTAGTAAAAGGTATTTTAGAAGAAATAGAATAG
- a CDS encoding ROK family transcriptional regulator, whose amino-acid sequence MLKQFVGLTSKKEKSLQLLYSLIRKQGPVRVKTLSELTGYKHATCARLLDELVKAGLVQDSGVGESSGGRKPLMYVINPDAYYLIGVEITNLYTTVLLLNLNLHILSTEKLKMDSHCTGEYTLDYVSQTVDGLLVQHNIPREKMLGIGVGVIDPIDQEQGVILNPHLFPADGWDQLNIVDYLKQKNQTLVLLENGTNLAALAEYRNNYWKETDNLVFVSSDMGIRCSMIQQGRLVTNQKEMADAFGHMIVDLHGHQCSCGSYGCLQAYSSLPAIRDEVIRRIKRGQLSILKEKVNNVEEIDFFHILEGLEQEDSLCLEVVKEAAYYFGIGLSNLIYLLRPDIVICGGTLVPKPLFYEAATEIAQKRMMHYPNNSVQIIKSTTAYNIVAQGAGCMVLDYFTEEILP is encoded by the coding sequence ATGCTAAAGCAATTTGTTGGCTTAACATCAAAAAAGGAGAAGAGCTTACAGCTTTTATATAGCTTAATTCGCAAGCAAGGACCTGTAAGGGTAAAAACACTATCGGAACTGACGGGATACAAACATGCGACTTGTGCTCGTTTGCTTGATGAACTTGTTAAGGCGGGGCTCGTACAAGATAGTGGGGTAGGGGAATCTAGTGGCGGACGAAAGCCCTTGATGTATGTGATCAATCCTGATGCTTACTATTTAATAGGAGTGGAAATCACTAATTTATACACTACAGTGCTGCTCCTCAATTTAAATTTACATATCTTAAGCACAGAAAAATTAAAGATGGATTCACATTGTACAGGGGAGTACACACTAGATTATGTGTCCCAAACTGTCGATGGGCTGCTGGTTCAACATAATATTCCGAGGGAAAAAATGCTCGGAATTGGTGTAGGAGTAATTGATCCGATTGATCAGGAACAAGGGGTTATCCTAAATCCTCATTTATTCCCTGCCGATGGGTGGGATCAGCTAAATATTGTCGACTATTTAAAACAAAAAAATCAGACTCTTGTGTTGTTAGAAAATGGCACTAATTTAGCTGCGTTAGCGGAATATCGAAATAACTATTGGAAAGAAACAGATAATCTAGTTTTTGTCTCAAGCGATATGGGCATTCGCTGCAGCATGATCCAGCAAGGTAGATTGGTTACGAATCAAAAGGAAATGGCTGATGCGTTTGGGCACATGATTGTTGATCTCCATGGTCATCAATGTTCCTGCGGATCATACGGCTGTCTGCAGGCATACAGCAGCTTGCCGGCTATTCGTGATGAAGTGATCCGTCGGATAAAACGTGGTCAACTCTCTATTCTTAAAGAAAAGGTCAATAATGTGGAAGAAATTGATTTTTTTCATATCTTGGAAGGATTAGAGCAGGAAGATTCACTTTGTCTAGAGGTTGTAAAGGAAGCAGCGTATTATTTTGGCATCGGTCTTTCTAATCTAATTTACCTGCTGCGTCCTGATATTGTCATTTGTGGTGGAACTCTTGTGCCAAAACCACTCTTTTACGAAGCGGCCACTGAAATTGCACAAAAGCGAATGATGCATTATCCAAATAACAGTGTCCAGATTATTAAATCAACCACAGCCTACAATATAGTCGCTCAGGGAGCGGGATGTATGGTATTAGATTATTTCACTGAAGAGATTCTGCCTTAA
- a CDS encoding L,D-transpeptidase family protein: MFMSTANEAVEEINKGRVNRFKRPAKRKFIVIGIIIIIAFLIAGISYYQATRFNSQVTINGTKVGGLTADQVINKLKTSELKNRVYVGNQLILDEEDTQMVFTDKDLPEVKKLLKSQWTFFPSLKEKNYSLIPKKADQFRSQTMKKQVEEKLLSMNKSLKAPQDAQAKLEQGQIVISNSINGEQYDIAGLLNDYKKQKYTSDIHLKPVFIQPIKEDSPIVKEEEKMLQDLLQRTVDYKVQDKVHPLKASELIKNASVSKDKKVTITESDIKNKIDEINSSQSTLNKNFTFKTHSGSVIQVKGQGYGWAINTEKETARIQEAFEKGEKSLSATNIYGNGWSNEGIGYETTANNGIGDTYAEVSIAEQRIWIYKNGQLVVTTNVVTGKHSTGEDTSPGVWYILYKRPQYTLKGSAVGKADYAIKVNYWAPFTNSGQGFHDASWRTNWASNAYLTAGSGGCVNTPPSIMKTVYDTLSTYDPVVIY; encoded by the coding sequence ATGTTTATGAGTACGGCAAATGAAGCAGTTGAAGAAATTAACAAAGGACGGGTGAACCGATTCAAACGGCCTGCAAAACGTAAATTTATTGTAATTGGAATTATCATTATTATTGCATTCCTAATTGCGGGAATTAGCTATTATCAGGCAACCCGATTCAATTCGCAAGTTACGATTAATGGTACCAAAGTCGGTGGACTGACGGCTGATCAAGTAATAAATAAATTAAAAACATCTGAATTAAAAAACAGGGTCTATGTCGGAAACCAACTAATTTTAGATGAAGAAGATACGCAGATGGTATTTACGGATAAAGATCTGCCTGAGGTTAAGAAATTACTGAAAAGCCAGTGGACGTTTTTTCCTTCCTTAAAGGAAAAAAATTATTCGTTGATACCCAAAAAGGCGGATCAGTTTCGAAGCCAAACAATGAAAAAGCAAGTAGAAGAAAAGCTCCTATCAATGAATAAGAGCTTAAAAGCACCCCAAGATGCGCAGGCGAAATTGGAACAGGGTCAAATTGTCATCTCTAATAGTATTAATGGAGAACAGTATGATATCGCCGGTCTATTAAATGATTATAAGAAACAGAAATATACTAGTGATATCCATCTGAAACCCGTATTCATTCAACCAATCAAAGAGGACAGTCCGATTGTAAAAGAAGAGGAGAAAATGCTGCAGGATCTCCTACAACGGACAGTTGATTATAAGGTACAGGACAAAGTGCATCCTTTAAAAGCCAGTGAATTAATTAAAAATGCCTCTGTATCAAAAGATAAGAAGGTTACAATCACAGAGAGTGACATTAAGAACAAGATTGATGAAATTAATAGTTCTCAATCAACATTAAATAAAAATTTCACATTTAAGACCCATTCAGGTTCAGTTATTCAAGTTAAAGGACAAGGCTATGGCTGGGCAATAAATACGGAAAAAGAAACAGCAAGAATCCAGGAAGCTTTTGAAAAAGGTGAGAAATCTCTTTCTGCTACTAATATTTATGGAAATGGCTGGAGCAATGAAGGCATCGGCTATGAAACTACAGCGAATAATGGCATTGGCGACACGTATGCTGAAGTATCCATTGCGGAACAGCGTATCTGGATTTATAAAAATGGACAATTAGTGGTCACAACCAATGTGGTTACAGGTAAACACAGCACAGGTGAAGATACTTCACCAGGAGTGTGGTATATCCTCTATAAACGACCACAGTACACACTTAAGGGCAGTGCAGTAGGTAAAGCCGATTATGCCATTAAGGTAAATTACTGGGCTCCATTTACAAACAGTGGACAAGGATTCCACGATGCCAGCTGGCGGACAAACTGGGCAAGTAATGCTTATCTAACGGCAGGTTCAGGCGGCTGCGTCAACACGCCCCCTAGTATTATGAAAACCGTGTATGATACTCTCAGTACATACGATCCGGTTGTTATTTATTAA